The DNA window AAACATGATGTAATTTGTATTTTTCAATTAGAGGTTTTTCTTACAAATGGGCGAAAATATACGCCAATAAACTATGTTTTTAGTTTACCAACATAATTATACATAGTTCCGTAAGCAATTCCGAGCCGTTTAGAAATCTTGTTCATCGAAAACCCTTGTTTTTGTAGTTCAAAAATTTCCTGTTGCTGCTGGATAGGCAATGGAGCCGGGAAATACGTTTCCCTTGTTCTCTTGCCCTGGCCATGCCGACTTTGACCCTTTGACCCTTTGGCTGATCAGCGAGCTTTCAAATTGTGCCAGAGAAGCCGTCACATGAAATATCAGCTCGCTGGTCGGCCGGCATGAGTATAAATCGATACCCTATTTCTTGTGTTGACACAAGCGTGTGCTGTATTACGGCAATCGAATGCAAGAACATATCAATGCACCCGTTTGGATGTCGAGTTGATCGGTAGGATCGACAAAATATGTCAATGTTCCGGCTATCAAGGTTTATAGAGGGCCAAATCGACAAAGTTCAGTTCGCTCAGATTTTCGATAGTTTTTTGTTTCCTTTTTAACCATTACCTACCTAAATTATGCTCAAAGAATTTAAGACTTTTATCGCGCAAGGGAATGTTCTCGACCTAGCCGTCGGGGTAGTGATTGGCGCTGCATTCGGCAAAATTACAACTTCTCTGGTAGAAGATATCATCAATCCTATCCTCGGGGTAATCATTGGTGGTGTAGACTTCACACAACTCAAAATGGTTCTTAAAGACGCCGTGGGAGAAACACCTGAGGTGGCCATCAAATACGGCAATTTTATTCAGGTGCTAATTCAGTTTTTGATCATTGCCTGGGTGATATTTATGATTGTCAAGGCTGCAAACCGGCTAAAACTTTCGTCAAAAAAGGATTAGGTAGTTCTGTTCTGATGAAATATATCTCTCAAAATAAACTATGATTTACCCCAATTTTCTATGAGCAAATTTGTTATCATTCTCCGAAAGAACGGCGAGTTTCAATTTGATTTGAAGGCAAATAACGGTCAAACCATTTTAACCAGTGAGGGTTACAAAGCAAAGACGGCTTGCTTGAATGGCATAGAGTCAGTGAAGACAAACTCATCGCAGGACAATCGTTACGACAAGAAGACCTCTTCGAATGGTAAATATTATTTCAATCTCAAAGCTGCAAACGGCCAAGTAATTGGAAGCAGCGAAATGTATGAAAGCCTTTCGGGAATGAGCAATGGGATTGACTCTGTAAAGAAAAATGCACCAACAGCGACTATAGAGGATAGTAGCGAATTATAACATCTTATTTCACTTTGCTGTTAGTGCTAATAAAAATAGAGCTTCGGAAATCATCAGACTATACACTTAGGCAATGACAGTTAGAGGGGACTTCATTTACTGGAGTTCCCTCGGCTACCAGATTGACGAAAATGACTTGGAGTTTATTCTCCTGCCCATTTTGCACATATCAACCGGCTGGGGAAATACTCCTTTAATGCTGACCCGGATCTTGGAGGCAAGGGTTTGCGGCCATTGAGAAAGCCAAAACTAAACAGTTAGTTGCTTAACGTGTATTTCAGCCCATTTGTAAGAAAAACCTCATATACTGCGGTTAATCTGAGAGATGAAGAAGCTAAAAGAGCTTTAAGAGAATTTTACAGAGAGTAATTGTATATAAACATATCAAATAGGGCTCGGGTTTAGTAGGTCACATGCCAAACCCGAATCCTATTTTTTTTGCTGTTCCTGCCGGGGCTTGATTTCCGGCTGTTGCACCAGCTCTTTCATTTCCCTTTTGTTCTGCTCCAAAGCCTGGCTTTGCTCTTTGGCCTGCTTAGTCTGAAGGCTCCGCTCGGCCACAATCATATCAGCGCGTTCATGCACACTTCCATTTAACATTGCTTTCCGGTATTTAAAGGTTTCAGT is part of the Dyadobacter sp. NIV53 genome and encodes:
- the mscL gene encoding large-conductance mechanosensitive channel protein MscL; the encoded protein is MLKEFKTFIAQGNVLDLAVGVVIGAAFGKITTSLVEDIINPILGVIIGGVDFTQLKMVLKDAVGETPEVAIKYGNFIQVLIQFLIIAWVIFMIVKAANRLKLSSKKD
- a CDS encoding YegP family protein, with the translated sequence MSKFVIILRKNGEFQFDLKANNGQTILTSEGYKAKTACLNGIESVKTNSSQDNRYDKKTSSNGKYYFNLKAANGQVIGSSEMYESLSGMSNGIDSVKKNAPTATIEDSSEL